The Agrococcus carbonis genome has a window encoding:
- a CDS encoding EamA family transporter, giving the protein MQTRRPIGLVLALASSAMFGLSGIFAAALLGGGWSAGAVTLVRIGGGALVLLAPTLWLLRGRWDAVVRSWREVLVLGVLAVAVCQLAFFSAVAFIDPSLALLIEFLGPVLLVLYTWARSRRAPAALTLVGAGVALVGLGLISGIGGDALHPLGVLLALAAAVGNAGYWAAASKADSELPPIALAGLGLVVGAVVLGIAAATGLLPVAASAAPVVLAGETVPWWAAMGMLILIATAASYVLGILGARRLGATLASFVGYSEPMFGILWTALLLWILPTGMQWLGAAAIIAGVVLVRLGQARRPRPTRGPAIVEGIPAP; this is encoded by the coding sequence ATGCAGACCCGTCGCCCGATCGGCCTCGTCCTGGCCCTCGCGAGCTCCGCGATGTTCGGCCTCTCCGGCATCTTCGCCGCCGCGCTGCTCGGCGGCGGATGGAGCGCCGGGGCGGTCACGCTCGTGCGCATCGGCGGCGGCGCGCTCGTGCTGCTCGCGCCGACGCTGTGGCTGCTGCGGGGCCGATGGGATGCGGTGGTGCGGTCGTGGCGCGAGGTGCTCGTGCTCGGCGTGCTCGCCGTCGCGGTGTGCCAGCTCGCGTTCTTCAGCGCGGTGGCGTTCATCGACCCGTCGCTCGCGCTGCTGATCGAGTTCCTGGGGCCGGTGCTGCTCGTGCTCTACACGTGGGCGCGCTCGCGGCGGGCACCCGCGGCGCTCACGCTCGTGGGGGCGGGCGTCGCGCTCGTGGGGCTCGGCCTCATCTCGGGCATCGGCGGCGACGCGCTCCACCCGCTCGGCGTGCTGCTCGCGCTCGCGGCCGCCGTCGGCAACGCCGGCTACTGGGCCGCGGCGTCGAAGGCCGACTCCGAGCTGCCGCCGATCGCGCTCGCGGGCCTCGGGCTCGTCGTCGGCGCCGTCGTGCTGGGGATCGCGGCGGCCACCGGGCTCCTGCCCGTCGCCGCATCCGCCGCCCCGGTCGTGCTCGCGGGCGAGACGGTGCCGTGGTGGGCGGCGATGGGCATGCTCATCCTCATCGCGACCGCCGCCTCCTACGTGCTCGGCATCCTCGGCGCGCGGCGCCTCGGCGCGACGCTCGCGAGCTTCGTCGGGTACTCCGAGCCGATGTTCGGCATCCTCTGGACGGCGCTGCTGCTGTGGATCCTGCCGACCGGGATGCAGTGGCTCGGCGCGGCCGCGATCATCGCGGGCGTCGTGCTCGTGCGACTCGGGCAGGCGCGCCGGCCGCGGCCGACGAGGGGACCGGCGATCGTCGAGGGGATCCCGGCGCCGTAG
- the coaA gene encoding type I pantothenate kinase has protein sequence MSHPLQSPFVEIERPDWARLAPRTPNPLTEAEVRRLRGLGDRLELREVAEVYLPLSRLVSLYQESAARLHRETSAFLGSTAHPTPFVIGVAGSVAVGKSTTARLLEELLRRWQGSPSVQLITTDGFLHPNRVLEERGLMQRKGFPESYDRRALLNFVSRVKSGEDEVRAPVYSHLTYDIVPGEEIVVRRPDILIVEGLNVLQPPPSGSHLAVSDLFDFSIYVDARTSAIREWYIDRFWQLKESAFQDPVSYFHRFADMTRAQARIHSEDLWDSINGPNLVEHILPTRPRADLVLRKADDHTIRSVLLRKV, from the coding sequence GTGTCGCACCCCCTGCAGTCGCCGTTCGTCGAGATCGAGCGACCCGACTGGGCGAGGCTCGCACCGCGCACCCCGAACCCGCTGACCGAGGCCGAGGTGCGGCGCCTGCGCGGCCTCGGCGACCGGCTCGAGCTGCGCGAGGTCGCCGAGGTCTACCTGCCGCTCTCGCGCCTCGTGAGCCTCTACCAGGAGTCGGCCGCGCGCCTGCACCGCGAGACCTCGGCCTTCCTCGGCAGCACCGCGCATCCGACCCCCTTCGTCATCGGCGTCGCGGGTTCGGTCGCGGTCGGCAAGTCGACGACCGCGCGCCTGCTCGAGGAGCTGCTGCGGCGCTGGCAGGGCTCGCCGAGCGTGCAGCTCATCACGACCGACGGCTTCCTGCACCCCAACCGCGTGCTCGAGGAGCGAGGGCTCATGCAGCGCAAGGGCTTCCCCGAGTCGTACGACCGGCGGGCGCTGCTCAACTTCGTCTCGCGCGTGAAGTCGGGCGAGGACGAGGTGCGCGCCCCCGTCTACTCGCACCTCACCTACGACATCGTGCCGGGCGAGGAGATCGTGGTGCGGCGGCCCGACATCCTCATCGTCGAGGGCCTCAACGTGCTGCAGCCGCCGCCCTCGGGCTCGCACCTCGCCGTCAGCGACCTCTTCGACTTCTCGATCTACGTGGATGCGCGCACGAGCGCGATCCGCGAGTGGTACATCGACCGCTTCTGGCAGCTCAAGGAGAGCGCGTTCCAGGATCCGGTCTCGTACTTCCACCGCTTCGCCGACATGACGCGCGCGCAGGCGCGCATCCACTCGGAGGACCTGTGGGACTCGATCAACGGCCCCAACCTCGTCGAGCACATCCTGCCGACGCGGCCGCGCGCCGACCTCGTGCTGCGGAAGGCCGACGACCACACGATCCGCTCGGTGCTGCTGCGGAAGGTCTGA
- a CDS encoding CGNR zinc finger domain-containing protein produces MTLHHPRELMHTLGFIAEVCNLRREGQLDSAASLRRICAEWGFPGASQATKADAEATWARLGTIEQLWDADRDRAAELANRIFRDCDARPHLVRHGGFDWHLHGMPAGAPIADSLAVQAAMGFVDLVRTDDTSRAKRCADGRCDRMFVDVSRNRSRRFCSTTCQSRTNVAAFRARAQQPQHA; encoded by the coding sequence GTGACCCTGCACCACCCGCGCGAGCTCATGCACACGCTCGGCTTCATCGCGGAGGTCTGCAACCTGCGGCGGGAGGGGCAGCTCGACAGCGCCGCGAGCCTGCGGCGCATCTGCGCCGAGTGGGGCTTCCCCGGCGCGAGCCAGGCGACGAAGGCGGATGCCGAGGCGACGTGGGCGAGGCTCGGCACGATCGAGCAGCTCTGGGACGCCGACCGCGACCGAGCCGCCGAGCTCGCGAACCGCATCTTCCGCGACTGCGACGCCCGACCGCACCTCGTGCGGCACGGCGGCTTCGACTGGCACCTGCACGGCATGCCGGCCGGCGCCCCCATCGCCGACTCGCTCGCCGTGCAGGCCGCGATGGGGTTCGTCGACCTCGTGCGCACCGACGACACGTCGCGCGCGAAGCGCTGCGCCGACGGGCGCTGCGACCGCATGTTCGTCGACGTCTCGCGCAACCGCTCGCGCCGCTTCTGCTCGACCACGTGCCAGTCGCGCACGAACGTCGCCGCGTTCCGCGCCCGCGCGCAGCAGCCGCAGCACGCGTAG
- the glmM gene encoding phosphoglucosamine mutase, translating to MSRLFGTDGVRGLAGLDITAESALALAQGAALVLGRSARQEARRPVAVVARDPRISGEFITAAVSAGLASSGVDVLDAGVIPTPAAAYLVASIGADFGVMISASHNPAPDNGIKFFAAGGRKLPDAVEDEIEAALGGAPLRPIGAEVGTVRRFSDAEDRYLVHLLGTLDVSLAGLHVALDCAHGAAAGPSPRAFADAGAKVTVMGNDPDGVNINREVGSTHLEQLRALVVSSGADLGIAHDGDADRCLAIDAEGNVVDGDQIMAILALATKRRGLLADDTLVATVMSNLGLKVAMDAHGIHLVQTKVGDRYVLEALGEYGLSLGGEQSGHIIFSDHATTGDGILTGLQLAAEMVRTGKGLGELASVMQVYPQVLINVTGVDRLGLRGNQPIADAVARAEAELGDRGRVLLRPSGTEKIVRVMVEADEHHVAQTIADELADLVRSELTVSA from the coding sequence ATGTCGCGCCTGTTCGGCACGGATGGAGTGCGGGGCCTCGCTGGCCTCGACATCACGGCGGAATCGGCACTGGCGCTGGCACAGGGCGCCGCACTCGTGCTCGGGCGATCAGCCCGGCAGGAGGCGCGGCGCCCTGTCGCCGTCGTGGCGCGAGATCCGCGCATCTCGGGTGAGTTCATCACCGCCGCGGTCTCCGCGGGGCTCGCCTCGAGCGGCGTCGACGTGCTCGACGCCGGCGTGATCCCGACGCCGGCGGCCGCCTACCTCGTCGCGAGCATCGGTGCCGACTTCGGCGTGATGATCTCGGCGTCGCACAACCCCGCACCCGACAACGGCATCAAGTTCTTCGCCGCAGGCGGGCGCAAGCTGCCCGACGCGGTCGAGGACGAGATCGAGGCCGCGCTCGGCGGCGCCCCGCTGCGCCCGATCGGCGCCGAGGTCGGCACGGTGCGGCGCTTCTCCGACGCCGAGGACCGCTACCTCGTGCACCTGCTCGGCACGCTCGACGTCAGCCTCGCCGGGCTGCACGTCGCGCTCGACTGCGCGCACGGCGCCGCCGCCGGCCCGAGCCCGCGGGCCTTCGCCGACGCCGGCGCGAAGGTCACCGTCATGGGCAACGACCCCGACGGCGTCAACATCAACCGCGAGGTCGGCTCGACCCATCTCGAGCAGCTGCGCGCGCTCGTCGTCTCCTCGGGCGCCGACCTCGGCATCGCCCACGACGGCGACGCCGACCGCTGCCTCGCGATCGACGCCGAGGGCAACGTCGTCGACGGCGACCAGATCATGGCGATCCTCGCGCTCGCCACGAAGCGCCGCGGCCTGCTCGCCGACGACACGCTCGTCGCGACGGTCATGTCGAACCTCGGCCTCAAGGTCGCGATGGATGCGCACGGCATCCACCTCGTGCAGACGAAGGTGGGCGATCGCTACGTGCTCGAGGCGCTCGGCGAGTACGGGCTCTCGCTCGGCGGCGAGCAGTCGGGGCACATCATCTTCTCCGACCACGCCACGACCGGCGACGGCATCCTCACGGGCCTCCAGCTCGCGGCCGAGATGGTGCGCACGGGCAAGGGCCTCGGCGAGCTCGCCTCGGTCATGCAGGTCTACCCGCAGGTGCTCATCAACGTCACGGGCGTCGACCGCCTAGGGCTCCGCGGCAACCAGCCGATCGCCGACGCCGTCGCGCGTGCCGAGGCCGAGCTCGGCGACCGCGGCCGCGTGCTGCTGCGCCCCTCGGGCACCGAGAAGATCGTGCGCGTCATGGTCGAGGCCGACGAGCACCACGTCGCGCAGACGATCGCCGACGAGCTCGCCGACCTCGTGCGCAGTGAGCTGACGGTCAGCGCGTAG
- the rpsI gene encoding 30S ribosomal protein S9, with protein MAKIADSIEAPESFSTETPAAEAPKAPRVVNIGGQAVGRRKQAIARVRLVPGSGSFSVNGRTLEDYFPNKLHQQLINDPFTLLELAGSYDVIARISGGGPSGQAGALRLGIARALNEIDVENNRPELKKAGFLSRDARIIERKKAGLKKARKAPQYSKR; from the coding sequence ATGGCGAAGATCGCAGACTCCATCGAGGCTCCGGAGAGCTTCTCGACCGAGACGCCGGCGGCTGAGGCTCCCAAGGCCCCCCGCGTCGTCAACATCGGCGGCCAGGCCGTCGGTCGCCGCAAGCAGGCCATCGCCCGCGTGCGCCTCGTCCCCGGCTCCGGCTCGTTCAGCGTGAACGGCCGCACCCTCGAGGACTACTTCCCGAACAAGCTGCACCAGCAGCTCATCAACGACCCGTTCACGCTCCTCGAGCTCGCGGGCAGCTACGACGTGATCGCCCGCATCTCGGGCGGCGGCCCCTCGGGCCAGGCCGGCGCGCTGCGCCTCGGCATCGCGCGTGCGCTCAACGAGATCGACGTCGAGAACAACCGCCCCGAGCTCAAGAAGGCCGGCTTCCTCTCGCGCGACGCTCGCATCATCGAGCGCAAGAAGGCCGGTCTCAAGAAGGCCCGCAAGGCGCCCCAGTACTCGAAGCGCTGA
- the truA gene encoding tRNA pseudouridine(38-40) synthase TruA, protein MPRMRLDLAYDGGGFSGWAAQPGLRTCQGELERALATIAREPVRVTVAGRTDAGVHASGQVAHADVPEALAADLAERAPRLAHRISRLAAPEGDLVVRRLSLAPEGFDARFSAVSRSYRYRIVASEASDPLERRTAAHVARPLDVDAMRRCADLLVGLRDFAAFCRPREGATTIRELRDFSWRQEGALLTASLTADAFCHSMVRALVAACVRVGEGRLPLARAAALLEERRRSALTGLMPAHGLTLVAVGYPPDDELAAQAERARARRSADDLDG, encoded by the coding sequence ATGCCCCGCATGCGCCTCGACCTCGCCTACGACGGGGGCGGGTTCTCGGGCTGGGCGGCCCAGCCGGGCCTGCGCACGTGCCAGGGCGAGCTCGAGCGGGCCCTGGCGACGATCGCGCGCGAGCCCGTGCGCGTCACGGTCGCCGGCCGCACCGACGCGGGGGTGCACGCGAGCGGGCAGGTCGCGCACGCCGACGTGCCCGAGGCGCTCGCCGCCGACCTCGCCGAGCGCGCGCCGCGGCTCGCGCACCGCATCTCGCGGCTCGCCGCGCCCGAGGGCGACCTCGTCGTGCGCCGACTCTCGCTCGCGCCCGAGGGCTTCGACGCGCGCTTCTCGGCCGTCTCGCGGTCGTACCGCTACCGCATCGTCGCGAGCGAGGCATCCGATCCGCTCGAGCGACGCACGGCCGCCCACGTCGCCCGGCCGCTCGACGTCGACGCCATGCGCCGCTGCGCCGACCTGCTCGTCGGGCTGCGCGACTTCGCCGCCTTCTGCCGGCCGCGCGAGGGGGCGACGACCATCCGCGAGCTGCGCGACTTCTCGTGGCGGCAGGAGGGCGCGCTGCTGACGGCGTCGCTCACCGCGGATGCGTTCTGCCACTCGATGGTGCGCGCGCTCGTCGCGGCGTGCGTGCGCGTGGGGGAGGGGCGGCTGCCGCTCGCCCGCGCCGCGGCGCTGCTCGAGGAGCGGAGGCGCTCGGCGCTCACCGGGCTCATGCCCGCGCACGGGCTCACGCTCGTCGCGGTCGGCTACCCGCCCGACGACGAGCTCGCGGCGCAGGCCGAGCGCGCGCGGGCGCGGCGCAGCGCCGACGACCTCGACGGCTGA
- a CDS encoding HAD hydrolase-like protein, with protein sequence MTPRGIIFDLDGTLTDSKPGLLAGLRHMHRTLGWEVPPDDELERWLGPPTVTILAEAGHPQPVIDRAIAAFRAALDAGALLESRLYPGIAPLLARLHDARRPMGVATHKIQRDAVAVVEHYGLSERFRGVHGRMPDEVGHSKAPVIARAVASIGLPPGELVMVGDRVNDIASAHELGMPSIGVAYGYGGRDELAAAGATRIVDSVDELADLLG encoded by the coding sequence ATGACTCCCCGCGGCATCATCTTCGACCTCGACGGCACGCTCACCGACTCCAAGCCGGGCCTGCTCGCGGGCCTCCGGCACATGCACCGCACGCTCGGCTGGGAGGTGCCCCCGGACGACGAGCTCGAGCGCTGGCTCGGACCGCCGACGGTGACGATCCTGGCCGAGGCGGGGCATCCGCAGCCCGTGATCGACCGCGCGATCGCCGCCTTCCGCGCGGCGCTCGACGCCGGCGCGCTGCTCGAGAGCAGGCTCTACCCCGGCATCGCGCCGCTGCTCGCGCGGCTGCACGACGCGCGGCGCCCCATGGGCGTCGCGACGCACAAGATCCAGCGGGATGCGGTAGCGGTCGTCGAGCACTACGGCTTGAGCGAGCGCTTCCGCGGCGTCCACGGCCGCATGCCCGACGAGGTCGGGCACTCGAAGGCGCCCGTCATCGCACGGGCCGTCGCCTCGATCGGGCTGCCGCCGGGCGAGCTCGTGATGGTGGGCGACCGCGTCAACGACATCGCCTCCGCCCACGAGCTCGGCATGCCGTCGATCGGGGTCGCCTACGGCTACGGCGGCCGCGACGAGCTGGCCGCCGCGGGCGCGACCCGCATCGTCGACTCGGTCGACGAGCTCGCCGACCTGCTCGGCTGA
- the rplM gene encoding 50S ribosomal protein L13, translated as MTRTYSPKAADVQHDWVVIDATDVVLGRLASHAAAILRGKHKPTFAPHMDMGDFVIVVNADKVALTGQKLAKKVAYRHSGYPGGLKATGYEEMLDRYPVRTVEKAIRGMLPKNALGRAQIKKLKVYAGPEHPHAAQQPTPYTFDQVAQ; from the coding sequence ATGACTCGCACGTATTCGCCCAAGGCGGCGGACGTCCAGCACGACTGGGTCGTCATCGACGCCACCGACGTCGTGCTCGGCCGCCTGGCCAGCCACGCCGCCGCGATCCTCCGCGGCAAGCACAAGCCGACGTTCGCCCCCCACATGGACATGGGCGACTTCGTCATCGTCGTGAACGCCGACAAGGTCGCGCTCACGGGCCAGAAGCTCGCCAAGAAGGTCGCCTACCGCCACTCGGGCTACCCGGGCGGCCTCAAGGCCACCGGCTACGAGGAGATGCTCGACCGCTACCCGGTCCGCACCGTCGAGAAGGCGATCCGCGGCATGCTGCCGAAGAACGCCCTCGGCCGCGCCCAGATCAAGAAGCTCAAGGTCTACGCCGGCCCCGAGCACCCGCACGCGGCGCAGCAGCCGACCCCCTACACGTTCGACCAGGTCGCCCAGTAG
- a CDS encoding APC family permease: MSQTTTARSTTTTTKLKRGITTLLLFFFIVGDTLGAGIYTLVGTMAQDVGGVLWLPLSLALVLALLTAGTYAELITKYPHAGGAARFAERAFDKPYVTFLIGFLMLASGITTAAALANAFAGDYLQALVPDIPAVPVTLGFIALLIAVALRGVRESLIANVAATVIEMTGLIIIIVVAAIVIGSGGGDASRLTTFAEDVPPISGALAASITAFFSFLGFEAAANMAEEVKDPSRSYPRALFGAILTAAVVYLLIALGASIVVPTDQLATSEGPLLEVILASGVQFPSWLFAIIALVAIGNGALLFMLMASRATYGLAEAKLLPRAFGAVLTRRRTPWVAIVAVGAVTMGMSFIGDVGTLADTTVLLLVLVFISANVSVLVLKKDVVPHKHFTAPRIVSVLALVASVALLTQQSPQTWLIAAGYVVVGTILFVIARAARRREVRAGTNEPTRSIPLE, encoded by the coding sequence ATGTCGCAGACGACCACGGCACGATCGACCACGACCACGACGAAGCTGAAGCGCGGGATCACGACCCTGCTGCTGTTCTTCTTCATCGTCGGCGACACCCTCGGCGCGGGCATCTACACGCTCGTCGGCACGATGGCGCAGGACGTCGGCGGCGTGCTCTGGCTGCCGCTCTCCCTCGCCCTCGTGCTGGCCCTGCTCACCGCGGGCACGTACGCCGAGCTCATCACCAAGTACCCGCACGCGGGCGGCGCGGCCCGGTTCGCCGAGCGCGCGTTCGACAAGCCCTACGTCACGTTCCTCATCGGCTTCCTGATGCTCGCATCCGGCATCACGACCGCCGCCGCGCTCGCGAACGCGTTCGCGGGCGACTACCTGCAGGCGCTCGTACCCGACATCCCGGCGGTGCCCGTGACGCTCGGGTTCATCGCGCTGCTGATCGCCGTCGCCCTGCGCGGCGTGCGCGAGTCGCTCATCGCCAACGTCGCGGCGACCGTGATCGAGATGACGGGCCTCATCATCATCATCGTCGTCGCCGCGATCGTGATCGGCTCGGGCGGCGGCGACGCGTCGCGGCTGACGACCTTCGCCGAGGACGTGCCGCCGATCTCGGGCGCGCTCGCGGCGAGCATCACCGCGTTCTTCTCGTTCCTCGGCTTCGAGGCGGCCGCCAACATGGCCGAGGAGGTCAAGGACCCGAGCCGCTCGTACCCGCGCGCGCTCTTCGGCGCGATCCTCACCGCCGCGGTCGTCTACCTGCTCATCGCGCTCGGCGCGTCGATCGTGGTGCCCACCGACCAGCTCGCGACCTCCGAGGGGCCGCTGCTCGAGGTGATCCTCGCCTCGGGCGTGCAGTTCCCCTCGTGGCTGTTCGCGATCATCGCGCTCGTCGCGATCGGCAACGGCGCGCTGCTGTTCATGCTCATGGCCTCGCGCGCGACCTACGGCCTCGCCGAGGCCAAGCTGCTGCCGCGCGCCTTCGGCGCCGTGCTCACGCGCCGCCGCACACCGTGGGTGGCGATCGTCGCGGTCGGGGCGGTGACCATGGGGATGTCGTTCATCGGCGACGTCGGCACGCTCGCCGACACCACGGTGCTGCTGCTCGTGCTCGTGTTCATCTCGGCGAACGTCTCGGTGCTCGTGCTCAAGAAGGACGTCGTGCCGCACAAGCACTTCACGGCGCCCCGCATCGTGTCGGTGCTCGCGCTCGTCGCCTCGGTCGCGCTGCTGACGCAGCAGAGCCCGCAGACCTGGCTCATCGCTGCCGGCTACGTCGTCGTCGGCACGATCCTGTTCGTCATCGCCCGCGCCGCGCGGCGCCGCGAGGTGCGCGCCGGCACGAACGAGCCGACCCGCAGCATCCCGCTCGAGTGA
- a CDS encoding coiled-coil domain-containing protein, with the protein MSEQQPAFDQAFRGYDREQVDSAIAELRRELEAVRSTTESSSLDASARIQHLTEDLDAAIARADQAEARMLRLAQQVQTLDDDAASDDTDEVDAEEGRQTRVRFAEILRVAEDQATTLVNNASNSAQRVLEDATAERDRIRKEAQEEAARVLQEAQHEAELVRRRSETEQTAHRARIEQELGSLGEKVAQADREAQVLLGEAERAAAAMRAQVQRETDDLKLDADRVVREAKARRAELDAAITRRQDDAQQEFLRLHNQAVAHAERITADANEKVASALAHAKHVAEQSEAYEQLSKAQGAQVEASAKARASAMLDEARQRAQTIVDAVSKHTKDVLRDAEDRSRSLRWQQQQLNGFMAEVQSLMRVADAADPRTWSAAGAEAGGAALATGTAADAADASGDAIGTVAAEDRAVVPDAFTASAPEPDVLEDIALEAEPVEDDEAAEPETSERVVDVVWHEEEEYDPSIDR; encoded by the coding sequence ATGAGCGAGCAGCAGCCAGCGTTCGACCAGGCGTTCCGCGGGTACGACCGCGAGCAGGTCGACAGCGCGATCGCCGAGCTCCGCCGCGAGCTCGAAGCCGTGCGCTCGACGACCGAGTCGTCGTCGCTCGACGCGAGCGCGCGCATCCAGCACCTCACCGAGGACCTCGACGCCGCGATCGCGCGCGCCGACCAGGCCGAGGCGCGGATGCTGCGCCTCGCGCAGCAGGTGCAGACCCTCGACGACGACGCCGCCTCGGACGACACCGACGAGGTCGACGCCGAGGAGGGGCGGCAGACGCGCGTGCGCTTCGCCGAGATCCTGCGCGTCGCCGAGGACCAGGCGACGACGCTCGTGAACAACGCGTCGAACTCGGCGCAGCGCGTGCTCGAGGATGCGACCGCCGAGCGCGACCGCATCCGCAAGGAGGCGCAGGAGGAGGCCGCGCGCGTGCTGCAGGAGGCGCAGCACGAGGCCGAGCTCGTGCGCCGCCGCAGCGAGACCGAGCAGACCGCCCACCGCGCGCGCATCGAGCAGGAGCTCGGCTCGCTCGGCGAGAAGGTCGCGCAGGCCGACCGCGAGGCGCAGGTGCTCCTCGGCGAGGCCGAGCGCGCCGCAGCGGCGATGCGCGCGCAGGTGCAGCGCGAGACCGACGACCTCAAGCTCGACGCCGACCGCGTCGTGCGCGAGGCGAAGGCGCGCCGCGCCGAGCTCGACGCCGCCATCACCCGCCGCCAGGACGACGCGCAGCAGGAGTTCCTGCGCCTCCACAACCAGGCCGTCGCGCACGCCGAGCGCATCACGGCCGACGCGAACGAGAAGGTCGCCTCGGCGCTCGCCCACGCGAAGCACGTCGCCGAGCAGTCGGAGGCGTACGAGCAGCTCTCGAAGGCGCAGGGCGCGCAGGTCGAGGCGAGCGCGAAGGCGCGCGCGTCCGCGATGCTCGACGAGGCGCGCCAGCGCGCGCAGACGATCGTCGACGCCGTCTCCAAGCACACGAAGGACGTGCTGCGCGACGCCGAGGACCGCTCGCGCAGCCTGCGCTGGCAGCAGCAGCAGCTCAACGGCTTCATGGCCGAGGTGCAGTCCCTCATGCGCGTCGCCGACGCGGCCGACCCCCGCACGTGGAGCGCGGCGGGCGCCGAGGCCGGCGGCGCGGCGCTCGCGACCGGCACGGCGGCGGATGCGGCGGATGCGTCGGGCGACGCGATCGGCACGGTCGCCGCCGAGGACCGCGCGGTCGTGCCCGACGCCTTCACCGCATCCGCCCCCGAGCCCGACGTGCTCGAGGACATCGCGCTCGAGGCGGAGCCGGTCGAGGACGACGAGGCCGCGGAGCCCGAGACGAGCGAGCGCGTCGTCGACGTCGTGTGGCACGAGGAAGAGGAGTACGACCCGTCGATCGACCGCTGA